The genome window aattaaaaaatataatcaaaagaatttaaaaaacaatataaatttgaaaaaaaacctCCAGAAAGTTGaaccaatgaataaataaataaaagaagaaattatcaaagaaacaaagcaagaaaatttCCCTGAAGTGAAGGATGAAATTTCAAATTGAAAGTATTCCCACGGTACtcagaacaataaataaaaacagtccACACACCAAGGCATAGCATTATGAAGTTTTAAAACACtgatgagagacagaaagagggagagagtgaagaaagtgggggggggggagagagagagagagagagagagagagagagagaacctaaaacaacaacaaatggaAATGGGTTTCCAGAAATAGAAGATGGTGAAGTATACTTTCGAAATTCTGAATGAAAATGATTTCCTACCTAGAATTCTTCCCAGAAAAGCTATCAATTATACAATAGCAAATATGCTCCACCAAAGTAAAGGAGTAGACCATGAGTGAGGAAAAAATAAGATCCAGGACAATGGATAAACAAGTGATGGGCAGAAAGAATATTAAGCAAGTGAAAAAGAGGGAATTACtaactcaaaataaaacaaatattcaaggaaatgtaaTCAAAGTAAACTATGTGGCTCAGCTGGGAATAATATCTATATAGTCTTAATAATGTAAACCTTAAATATCTTTTTGGCAAACAAATAGATAATGTTAGTTTACTGAGAGGATGTGGGTGGGATGCGttttatttggggggaggggtgataTAAGCACCAGGAGAGGAGTTTTTGTTTCATTACCTGTGAATTCctagtgcctagaacaatgcccgacacatagtaggtcctcaataaatatatgttgaatgaatggaacATTCTCCtaaggaatatttttttctaggaaatttgtaaagaaaacaggttaagttaaaataaataaaaataaacctcaaaATCTGTAGTACATGGAAGCTATTTCTAAAGGTTTAAGACTACCATTTTCAAAGTTTAAAAGTAATGATATGAAATACTTAAGCGGAGTATCAAAATATATAAGAGATGGTTTAAAAGCCAAAGACATTCCTAGGAAATGATTCTCTGTAAATCTTGATGTTAGGTTGATTAGAGAAGCCCAGAATAGTTCCAGGGAAATAAAGACGTAATTTTCTCAATTCagaaagcaaattattttacTGACTTTTCCTCCCATTCACTCACTAATATAATACAAGGATGGGCTGAAGAAAATTGCCTTGCTTTGTTTCTGGAGCTCGTGGACTCTTGAAGAGAAACCCTTAGTACTTCCTCTCGCATTAGACTCCAGAAAGTTTTCACCAGGACActgatttcttttattaaataaaaggaGGTGCATCTTTGATCATTGATCTGCTCTTCCACCTAATGGATGTAAATTGGGTCTACGGCCCAATTCAACTTGGCTGCGAATTTCCTGTCTGACTCTTAGGGTAATGAACCCAtccaatttttcattcattcaccgCCTCACTCTTTCCGTTTTCACGATGTTTGCTGCGCACATACTATGCGCCATACACTGTGCAAAGACACTAATGGAGGAAAAAGACTAGGTCAAATAATTCTGGATGCTCAGAGTTAAAAGAGCCGTTTCCATCCGGGCACCCAAGAAGATAAGCACCATCGAAGCTTGGTTAAGATTGGTAAACTTTTCTCTAGGCCTGGTGAGCCCTCACTCTTGAGCTCAGGGATTCGAGTTCCTGCAGCTTTTATAGAAACCACCGCCTACTCATGCCCAGGCGGGAGCTCTGCGCGGGGCTGTGGGCCAACCAGGGCGCGCCTGTGGATTGTGCGGTGGCAGAATGGCCGTCTGTCCCAACATTTCAGAAAAGTCCAAAGATCAAGTCTTTGGAGACGATTCCGGCTTTCCACCTTCAGTCCCAAAGGTTCAAAGTTTccccaaattaatatttttgggCTTCTCGGGAGGCCAAACACCTTTGCTCCCCACCTGCTTCCAGGGCCGGTGCTCCCCTGATGATTTCGGGGAGACTAGCGAGCCTGGGACTCCAGGGTGCAGAAATCAGGGAGAGGGACACAGACATCTCCTCTAGTGTTTGCAGGGCTTTGGAGGAAGGGCCCCCGAGTAAAGGCCGTCCCACATTGCATCCAAAAGCGAGCCGAACAATCTGGCCGCAAAGTGACCTTCTTGTTACGTAGAAGAACCTCTTAGAGAGTACAGGGTCCTGGTGTGGGGTTGCGAAGGTCCTGGGAGTCCTTTTGTCCGGCTTGCCGCTCGACACATCCCCAAGCCACATTTTAGGCGCAGCGCTGCCTTCCCGGGACGAGGCGACCGCGGGTCATCCTGCCTGGGTGCATTTAGCACGTCGGGGCTGCAGGTTGGGCAGGAGTCGCCGGAGTTGGCGGTCGGGATTCTTTGGAAGTGTTATCTGGAGTTTCGATTGCTCGGGTGCTGGAAGTCAATCCGCCGTCTCCCCACCAGCTGGGTCCTGCCACAGAAAAAATGACCTGGAGCGCCAAGACAGACATCCCCTGAGATCCCCTGTGACGCGCCTAAACAGCACCAACCCCGCGAACCTCTGCCTTCGCCTTCCACCCCACACCCCGGGGCGAGCTTAGCTAACGCGCACCCGAGCCCAGAGCGCCGGTGGGCGTATTTGGGGGCGTAGCTTCCAAGCGGCTCGGGCCGAGCCTGAGGCCCCaagttgggggtgggtgggtggcgcTCCCTGTCTTCCTCTCCACTGCCCCTACCCCTATCCCGCTCCGAGATCCTTTGGCCAGGGCTGGGATTATCTCCCCGCACCCAGGCGCAGGGAAAGCAGGCAGCGCCGACTCAGAGAACCGGGCTTTCCTTAAGAAAAAGGGGAGAGGCTGAGTTCGTGTGCGAGAATGTGCGTGTTGGGGGACAGTGTGTACCACTGTGTGTGCAAAACATGTTTGTTTCCGAAAGCAGAAACACGTGGGGTTGCCTTCGGGTCTGCGCGCGTTTGGCTTGGGTTCGGGCGCGCTTTCCCTTTCGCGAGCGGCTGGTGAGGGCGCGCGTATTCCGGCGAGCGCTGGCTGTCTGGGAGTGTCTGTGTGGATGCGAAAGGCAGAGCGTGTGGCGGGGGTCCCGGTGTGGGAGTGCGTGATGCGCGCACCTGCCAGTCTGTAGCCACGGGTGGAGCGGCTGTGAAAGTCCGCCCGCCACCCCTTGGCCTGTAGCACGCGCTCCCCTCCGTCGGTGGGTGGGCGCTCGACCCCAGCGCGCTTAGCTCTCGGGCGCTTCGTGGAAGTGGGGAGAGAATTTGGGGCGAGAGGGACAGAGAGCCGGGCACACGCCATCCCGGCGGGGCAGCCTGGCAGAGGCCAGAGGCGCAGGACAGCTGTGCAAACCACGTCCGCCGCGACAGTGGCAGTGGAGGGTCTTGGGTTAGGGTGGGGCATGCTGAACCCCCAGTCGAGAAGTCGGAGGTACAGGGCGCGGGGGATGAGGGGGTTGGGTGAGGGGTGGGGTGAGTCCTCTGTACAGTCAGGGTCAGTTTAGCCCCCTTACCAGTCGTCTCTTGCGTTCCTACCAGTCCCAGGGGAGTGAGGCGGAGGAGGCTTGGCTGCCAGACTGAAAATAAAACCACCTTCTCTGGGGGCCCAGGACGCTAGGGTGCGCGTGGTTGGGGTAGATCCCAGGAGCACCCCAGGTGGTTCAAAAACAATCTTTCAAGGctactccccctcccccgccctgAACCGTTTCAGCTGAGGTCCCTTTAGAACCCGGGACTATTGCTCAACCTTTCTGGGGCTGCAGGTGGCTGGGCTTGGGTCCCCCCTGGCGTGGCAGGAGGGGGTGCGAGGCCGGAGTTCAGACTCCGAGGAGGTGAAAGAAGCTCTGGTCCTTTACTGTAGGTGACGCCAAACTTTCCCCGACTTGTCCCCACTTTCTGGACGTCGAAGGCTCTCCTCTCGCGCCCTAAGCAATGACCTTAACGTAAATGACAGCGGGACCGGATGGTCCCCTCCCCGGAGTTGCGGTGTGGTAAGCGCGAGGTATGACGCAATCGGAGCTTGGTCGGTCCTCTAATTGGCTGGTCCTGGGCACTTTGGATTGGCCGCGCAGGCTGGTGGGGACACCGCCTCCCGACACCACTGGAATAAGAGCCCGGCGGGGAAGGTGCCCACAGCAGGCACTGTGCTCTTCCCGCGTGGACCTGCTGCTCGCGCTGCCCTGAAACTAGCGTCGCCAGGTGAGGAACTTCCCACTCTAATAACCTGCCTTTCCTGACTAGTTCACCCAGTTTGCTCCATTTGCCTGCCTGCTTCTTCACCTCTTCACGCCATCTCGTCCTACCTACAGCCAGGTGATCTTAGCTGCCTCACTGGCTCAGGAGAAGGCGGGCGGTTAGAGCTTCGCCGGCATGTTCTCCTGACGCGCGCGGGTGAAATCCCGTCTACCGCTAGGGCTCCGCATGGGAGCTGGAAACAGGGCGAGCCCAGTTAGGTGGGACTGGGGCCTCTGGGTTGGTACCAGTTGGCATGCAGTATACCGCTCGAGTTTGGTCCAGGAGTGCCCTGCGCCTCTGTGACCTCAGCGATCACGTTTGGTTCCCGAGACAGTGGAGCGCTGAGCCTTCATCTGAGGCGCCTCCAACCCGCAGGCGTCTCTGGAACATTGCCGGGATTTGGGGCTGTACTGTCAGCCGACCAGAACAGTGCGCTCACCTTAAGGTGCAGGTGCCCGGCACCTGCTGCTAAACTGCGCTCCAGCAGAGCGCCATCTGTGCAGGCAGAGTCCAGAGACACCTGTAATTGGCACGTTGAAATTTCCCCCAAATCTAGATCCGCAGACTGAGAGATTAGCCCTCCTTTCCAGTCTACTCTTCCCGCCTTCCCTCCCACGCTTTGGCGCCAAGTCTAGCAGTGGAGTCCTAAAATTTTCAGTCTGTGGGAAGACAGGCACAATGGGAGAGCAGGTCTGCAGCGGAGTGGGTCTGCGCTTGGTTTCTACATAGATCAGGGCAAAAGGTGTGGGTTTGTGTGCATGCGCGCTTAGGGGTTCTCTCTCATTTTCCACAGAACAGAACCAAAATCTATCCCCCGTCCTCCCCACACAGCTGTTTTTGCTCTACCAAGCCATGCACTGTAATGTATCTTCTGAAATTCACAGCAGCTCTTCTGGCAAATGAACTGAACAGAGGCACAAGGAGGTagagtaacttgcctgaggtcacacagtagTTGTGGCAGAGGCAGCACTAGGTTCTAGTGGTCTTGGTGCATTGATAACGTCTTGTCATTCTCCCCTTACAGAGAGGCGTCATGGGCTTCGGGAAGTTCTCCCCCTTCCTGGCTCTCAGCATCTTGGTCCTCTGCCAGGCGGGCAGCCTCCAGGCAGAACTATTCAGGTGAGACAACCTAAAGCTAGAGAGCGCTCCGTACCCACTGCCCCTGGGATGAGACAGCTTTGTGTCTCTGAAGTCACACTTGGCTCCCGGTGAATCAGCTCCTCAAGTGGACACTGGCTTCCTGCCCTGTCCACTGGGTGTCGGAGTAGCCACATCCTCAGGGGAAGAAGCAGGGGCCAGGAAGCCTGGCCCCTTATTCTGGGGAGGGGGCAAACAGGGGCTCAGAGCCTGCATTGGTCTGCTTCCCCTCGCAGGTCTGCTTTGGAGAGTAGCTCAGACCTGGCCACACTCAGTGAGGAGGAAGCGCGCCTCCTGCTGGCTGCACTGGTGCAGGACTATGTGCAGATGAAGGCCAGTgagcaggagctggagcaggagcaggagacTGAGGGCTCCAGGTGAGGCTCCCCTTGCACCCAGCCCAGGGCTTTCCATTCCCCCGATATCCAGGAAAACATATCCcaagaggaaggagaggacacACTGGCTAGGAGTCCGGCAGGCTGTGGGTGTTCACCACGACCTGGGATCCAGCCATTCTCAGGCTCCATGGATGACAGACAGAGGTCCTGGTGCAGCTGCAGGGAATGTGGTTaagacacattaaaaagatccATTTCTGAAAGCAGTTAGGGAAGGTGTGGAATTGCTCACTGTGGGAATTGGTCTTGCAGTACTGGAGAAACCTCCAAGCACTGGATGAGGTAGGAGTGGTAAGTGCGAAGCCAGGGGATGGACCTGGTATGTCAGGAGGTTTTAGAAAGTTCACCTCTGCATGTTGTTCTTTCACACCTGCAAGGAGCCTTCATTTCACATTTGCAAGGTGAAGGTGAAGCCCTTGCGGGGGTGGGGACAGCTAGAGCAGTGTCCGAGGTAGGTTGGGGCCTTTAGATGTGCAGCATCTGTGGAGATGTGCATGCTGTCGTGGGGCCAGAGAGAGCACCattccccagccccacctccctgTGCATGCTGAGCCTGAGCAGAGATCAGTGCCTGGCTTGGCCCCAGCACTGCCTGGGCAGAGGCATGAGTTGTACCTGCATCTGTCCTGAGAACCCCTCTGGCCAGCATGAAGGACTGAACAGCATGTGGAATGCCAGAAAATGTCACCCTTCCTCACTGCAGCCCTTCCCCATGCTGCCCTGGCCCATTGCACCTCTGAGCTCTCCTAATGCAGGGTATGTGAGCTGccctcctgcctgcccctcctGTCTCTGCTCAAAGTGCCCCCTGCTTGGTTCAGTCTTCCACGTGACTGCCAACAGGAGCAGACCCTGGTGCATGGTACTGTCTGGCATGTCTTTTCCCTGCAGCCTGGACAGCCCCAGATCTAAGCGGTGCAGTCATCTGAGTACCTGTGTGCTGGGCACATACTTGCAAGACCTGAACAACTTTCATACATTCTCTGGTATCAACTTCGGGCCTGAAACACCTGGCAAGAAAAGAGACCTAGCCAGAGGCTTGCAGAAGGACCGCTACTCCCATGTTGGGGTGCCCCAGGATGCCAACTGAGCTTCTATCAGTCCTGATTTCCTTTCTTGCTCCCCCTTATGTATTTGATGCATGTGGATTCCTCTCTGGTTGTTCAAGCTGATACTGGCAGCATTGCTTATGAATGTTGGGACCCCTGGGATAGAAGGGAGATAGCAGAACTCACAGACCAGGTTAGAGATAAGAGAGAGTGAGGGAAGCTTCCTGAGACCCCAGAGGATTTCATAGCAGAGCTAATTGTCCAATTTCTGCTTCTGAATGTACTAAAATATGCACATCCTTTATGCCTCACCATTTGATGaataaatctatttttctaaaaGGATTTGAGCTGTGATGGTCATTGATCTCATCCACATTCTGGGTTTGAAGGTGTCCAGTGTCTATGCTTAGAAGTAGTTAGCTTCAAGATAGCTGAGTGTAAGGCTTGATGGGTGATTTTTGTGACCAAGCTCAAACAGCAAGAACAGTGTAAGGAGAAGGTAAGCACTTCTGGGAGAGGATGCTGCAAACCCTGTTCTTGGAGCTTCTACTAGGTAAGACTTTAGGAGAATTTCATTTTCCTGTGGAAAGTGGTTTGTTGGTGCTTATGGATGATGTATGGTCTCTATACTCCTTGTGggtcttggggtgggggtgggatttcTGTTCACTTTTTCCTTGAATGATAAGTGCAGGGTTTTAACATGTGCCCCATAgcttggaacttttttttttttttcttcttggtgctGGTCTTTGAGCAGAACTCCTAGCAAAGGCTGCCAGGCCATTTCCCCTAACAGCTTTGATAATTGCATTTAGGAGAAACACTTATTGTTAAATGGTATGTTGAAGAGCTGCAATTCTCTTTATGAAGGTCCCATGGGGCAGGCTCCTTCCCTTGGCCTTTCACTGACAggtcttctcttctttccctgtTCTGCAAATCAGCATCACTGCCCAGAAGAGGACCTGCAACACTGCCACCTGTGTGACCCATCGGCTGGCAGGCTTGCTGAGCAGATCAGGGGGTGTGGTGAAGAGCAATTTTGTGCCCACCAACGTGGGCTCCAAAGCCTTTGGCCGGCGCCGCAGAGACATTCAGGCCTGA of Cynocephalus volans isolate mCynVol1 chromosome 4, mCynVol1.pri, whole genome shotgun sequence contains these proteins:
- the LOC134377100 gene encoding calcitonin gene-related peptide 2-like isoform X2; amino-acid sequence: MGFGKFSPFLALSILVLCQAGSLQAELFRSALESSSDLATLSEEEARLLLAALVQDYVQMKASEQELEQEQETEGSSITAQKRTCNTATCVTHRLAGLLSRSGGVVKSNFVPTNVGSKAFGRRRRDIQA
- the LOC134377100 gene encoding calcitonin-like isoform X1, which gives rise to MGFGKFSPFLALSILVLCQAGSLQAELFRSALESSSDLATLSEEEARLLLAALVQDYVQMKASEQELEQEQETEGSSLDSPRSKRCSHLSTCVLGTYLQDLNNFHTFSGINFGPETPGKKRDLARGLQKDRYSHVGVPQDAN